ATAAATCAATTCACTTTCTATGAACGATTCGCGTGCTTTTTTACGTGCCATTTGTAAATAGCGAACCAAATCTTCCCAATGGGAAGTACGATGAGCAGTTTCTACCACATCAACGTATGCTGACGGATCATCAGCTTTAATGAAACTATCAATAGCCTCTTTGACTAAACCCTGTTGTAATTGTGCTCTAGCTAATTGCGACCAAACAGCTGGTTCGTTACATCtgtaattattgaattaaaattaatcatttttaactgaatttctattcattttgtATTCATTTGTAGATCATTTTGATTTACCTCTCTGCAAATTCATATGCTCTATCGAGATTGTTTACTTGTTCAATAAGAACTTGTATAGCTGATGTATTAACATCAAATTTCTTGAAGATCGCAAAAGCTTCTTCGTAAAGTTCATTATTGATAGCAATATTGGCAATGTCAGGCGCATCATAATTATCTAAACGATTAATATATTCCATAACGCGTGTGCGATCAGCCTTTATTGCTGTCAAGATCAAGAGATTCTGTAAATTACGATGATCACTGAATACGCTGCTATCGAGTACTATCTTCTCGAGAAGTTCTATTAACTCGTTTGGCAAATCGGCCGTCATGAATGCTTTTACGGTGACTGATATATCTTCAGGATCTTGTGTCTCTGATAATGCTGTTTGAACGatctatagaaagaaagaataatattgttaaaaaaaaaaatgttttgtacatgtatatgaaAGTACATAGTAATTTTACCAACCTGATCGATCAATGGTCTCTTGTATGGATTACCCTCTAAGAGAACTTCAGCCCAAAGATCAGGATCTCTACGTCTTACTAAATATCTGGCTTCGCTTTTGAAAAGACTATTTTCGTTACACACGCTTATTAATTCTCTATCACACTGACCACGTTCGTAAGCGATACAAGCTAAATGTGGATCACGTTTTTCACAATATTTACCCACTACTCTGCTATcgtaaaattgattttctctaaaatataaatcaaataaaaaaatagagtatcttcttttttttctccccttacAAAGacaaattattctttctcaatcttattaaataattgtcacacttttattatatataacttactTGAGAAATCTTTCtggattattattactatcaatATAAATCTTTGCCAGTGCATTATGAGTAGCAGGTTCTACACATCCTTCATGAACACGAGATTCTAACCACGGCAATAATAATTTCAGTCGATTTCGTTTTTCAACTTCTTCTACGAGTTCATCGGTAGAAAATTGCCCTCGTACCacaagaattaaatttttaattatatcttctGAACAATCAACATCTAACAAACCACCTACTACAACAGGTAAACGTGATGGATTTACCTGAAATCAAACAGTTGAAATTAAACGTCATCGTTCAATACGACAATACAAAAATTCGGATTTATTCTGAAACAATAACTTACTTTTTGaacatatatttctatgtatttttgtaaattgttTCGATAAAGATATAAGACTAGGTCATGCACAAAGTCAAATCGATCGCACACTATGATCAAAGGTAACTGATCTGGTAACTTAGCTTCTTTCAAAAAGTTTTTAACACGTTCAGCATTATAACAATTACTTTCCCTACATATACGTTCaacttctttaatttgatttgTCTTGCATGCTGCTTGTATGTATTTGAAATGTACTTCTTGATCTTGACTGAAATTCACAATTGATCCCAAGAAGTAAAACAAACCTTCGTAAGATTTGAAACTCTCAAACAaatctgtaaatatataacaatgtgattaaataattttttgatttcaggaacaaaaattaatctaggtctaaatttttcatataagtatacatacCTATTAGCGCTTTAGTTGTCAATTGTTCGTGATATTTCGTTGCAATTTGAATacaaatttgtaaattttgtcTTATGTTCGCCGTTAACATAGCTTTTAAGCATTCAAGAGAATCTTCTACAGACAATGTACCAAAAAATCCTACAAGCCAATCGGGTGATAATAAATGTGTATGAACAACTGCTCTCTTGATGTCATACAAATCCGTGTAATGTTCCAAAGCACGTTGTAATAGACCAGCTTTTTCACATAATTGTGCAACATGCGCTCTATCATAGTGAGTAAACATTTGATTGCCTAAAATTGCATCGGCTACTTGTGGAGCAGACATTAGATTCATTTCCAGGAGGCGTGTTTGTAAAGCTCCTTCGCTTGgtcgattatttttaagtgCATCTAATAAAAATGCTGTACATTGCTGAACCATATTTTGCTccataaatatatctacaatctacaacaattttcaaataagacaaataaataaataatcaataaaatgttaattaaatattaataaaattccatTGTAAAGGGTAATAAtagttttcaaaataatataattacaaaactTACTTGATTAATATCAGCTAAGGGCTCTGCATCTTGAACCAACATTTGTGCAAATGCTACACCTTGATCAGGATTAATTCTCATAAGAtttcttaaaagaaatatataatctgGAGTATAAGAAACCTTTTTGGCGTATAGAACGATCTTTTGAAATTGACCAGTCTCAGCGAAGCACTGTATAACTTTGTTGGGTACATTAGCCCTTAAGTAAACACTTAAAGCAAGAGTAGGATCAGCTTGTTTTACTAAATCTCCCAATTCTTCGCTACATTccaatttatcttctttcaacCATTTTTCAAGAAGTTGTTTACGACCTTGTACCAATACAGGTCTGCATAATTCTAATGATTCATATTTGTTCAATTGTCCTTGATCAAGCAGAATTCCAAAATATTGAAGCAGTGGTGAAGTTTGACCTTGTGTAGCAGGAacctataaaaagaatttttgtctcgttcaaaaaaaataatcaacaaaaatacattttttcgatGTTCCTTAACTTCAAGAAAATTAAgcaataaatagataaaaagatttctatttatattcacCTGCtggaatcgttgaatcgtggCTGGAGTTCTTAGAATTCCCTTTGGAGCATTTGCAGCAACTTTTGCAGCTTCTGCATATTGCCCATTTTGAAAGAGCATATTAAATTTTCGTACAAATAAGTCTTCGGCTCCAGACAAATTGTTCCTTACTGCCATCCTCAAAGCCAATTCAGGATTTTGTAAAACTCCGTTGATATATGGAATGATATTCTCTTCGTCCACAGATACAGATAAAACTTGACCTTTCCGATTTACACCAATTATACCACCAGAAGCTTCATGAGGTGCAGtaacaaaaattgtttctcCCGAAATTCGATTCATAAATATACAGATCGCTGATTCaatatcatacatatgtatatagccATATTTTGTGATTAAATATATGACATCATATTTAGAGCTAACTTGCATGGCAACAGGAAAATCATTTCCTGCTTCTGGTGGAAAAAATACATCTACAGCCTTTTTGGGAAATGGTTGATTTCCAGAGGGAGGTTGCCCTACTTCTATAATGTGTAGTTTTGCACCTTGAACCGTTCTAACGGCAAAACAAAATAAGTTACTAGGTTCTGGATTTCCTTCCATTTTAAACTGTGCAAAAGCAGCCGCATGTCCTTCGATCGGTTGAGAACATTTTCTATCTACAGAGTAAAGTTGCATTGCACCCACTACTCTGTTATGCTGGGCAGAAATACCAATTAATAATAACCACGTCTGTTTTGGATCTGTTCTGTAGTTAATTATTTGACATCCATTTAAGGATGAATGGCGATCAAACATCTTGGTAGGAGTGGAATCTCCTTCCATAGACCAATGATAAACTGCACTTTCGGTTACTAGTGCTAAAGTATTTATAGATATCCATTTCCAAAACACTACATCTTCTGTCATAGTATGGGCTTTCATCtttgatttcatttcaatattgaatatttgaaatgttttcacagctaatcgaaataaaatatgaatatttgttAACGACAGAATATATGGAATATCCacgtataaattatgtatttatcatCAATTCGATGtgaacttttatatatatatatatataaataaaaagaaaacgcaaCTTAGAGTTTTACCTTTGAGTGCAATAACTTTGCTCGCAGGATTCATGATAACAGAATCAGCTGAGATAGGTCTTCTAGTAGGATTGGTAGAATCGTTCATATCAATAATAACTACCTGGGAAGTATCACCCACTTTTTCTCTAacacaaataaatttatccgaTTCCATAGTGAGCGTGTTGAAGCTGGCATTGCTCGCATTAATTCCAACAGCGGTGagctataaaaataatattttataacaactATAATCGTTATCTGGTATATAACTGTTCCGACATAAAATTTCTACGACATAATTCAAAGcggtaattaataaaagaagaatcagTTAACGAttgtaatacaaaaaaagaaatattttaaaacatcCTTctgtattaaattaaaaatcaattacaactgttaaaattataatatcttatatCTATCCAAAGATGACCCacattttcaaagatataaagaaaagaaaaagaaaaaagataagtggaataataatttaatttgaaaattgcAAATTAGtgtttaaaatttcaaattaaacaaagtttgaaaaaagaaggaaaatgtaattttcaaCGGCAACGGAAGGAAGGGGCGTACGTGTCGAGTAGACGTGGcccttgtctctctttcatcgCGTACTATTAGCAATAATCGATCTATTCTTTCGAACTTCGATTCGTGTCGAGATAACTTGgctcaataataaaataaaaccatCATCGATTTCGTCGACGTTAGAAATACGTTATTTTGCGTCGTCGAACGACGATACGATctatatgatataatagaaAGATCAAAGAGTACCACGATATACCTGTCAAAGTAACGTCATTTCGAATGCTCTTTTCGAAACTTCCGTTCTAATCGTTAAAATGCATTCGATATAAGTcgctaataaatttatctgtcCTTCTCTCGTTGAaatgagaatagaaaaaggtaCAAATAAAATGGCAAGGATAAACCAATGGATCGCGTTAACGTATTATCTGATAATATAAAGAACCATACGTTGTGAAAtaagaattgaaagaaaaaataaaagagagaaaaagagagagagagagag
The sequence above is a segment of the Vespula vulgaris chromosome 24, iyVesVulg1.1, whole genome shotgun sequence genome. Coding sequences within it:
- the LOC127072129 gene encoding clathrin heavy chain isoform X2, which encodes MTQLLPIRFQEHLQLTAVGINASNASFNTLTMESDKFICVREKVGDTSQVVIIDMNDSTNPTRRPISADSVIMNPASKVIALKAVKTFQIFNIEMKSKMKAHTMTEDVVFWKWISINTLALVTESAVYHWSMEGDSTPTKMFDRHSSLNGCQIINYRTDPKQTWLLLIGISAQHNRVVGAMQLYSVDRKCSQPIEGHAAAFAQFKMEGNPEPSNLFCFAVRTVQGAKLHIIEVGQPPSGNQPFPKKAVDVFFPPEAGNDFPVAMQVSSKYDVIYLITKYGYIHMYDIESAICIFMNRISGETIFVTAPHEASGGIIGVNRKGQVLSVSVDEENIIPYINGVLQNPELALRMAVRNNLSGAEDLFVRKFNMLFQNGQYAEAAKVAANAPKGILRTPATIQRFQQVPATQGQTSPLLQYFGILLDQGQLNKYESLELCRPVLVQGRKQLLEKWLKEDKLECSEELGDLVKQADPTLALSVYLRANVPNKVIQCFAETGQFQKIVLYAKKVSYTPDYIFLLRNLMRINPDQGVAFAQMLVQDAEPLADINQIVDIFMEQNMVQQCTAFLLDALKNNRPSEGALQTRLLEMNLMSAPQVADAILGNQMFTHYDRAHVAQLCEKAGLLQRALEHYTDLYDIKRAVVHTHLLSPDWLVGFFGTLSVEDSLECLKAMLTANIRQNLQICIQIATKYHEQLTTKALIDLFESFKSYEGLFYFLGSIVNFSQDQEVHFKYIQAACKTNQIKEVERICRESNCYNAERVKNFLKEAKLPDQLPLIIVCDRFDFVHDLVLYLYRNNLQKYIEIYVQKVNPSRLPVVVGGLLDVDCSEDIIKNLILVVRGQFSTDELVEEVEKRNRLKLLLPWLESRVHEGCVEPATHNALAKIYIDSNNNPERFLKENQFYDSRVVGKYCEKRDPHLACIAYERGQCDRELISVCNENSLFKSEARYLVRRRDPDLWAEVLLEGNPYKRPLIDQIVQTALSETQDPEDISVTVKAFMTADLPNELIELLEKIVLDSSVFSDHRNLQNLLILTAIKADRTRVMEYINRLDNYDAPDIANIAINNELYEEAFAIFKKFDVNTSAIQVLIEQVNNLDRAYEFAERCNEPAVWSQLARAQLQQGLVKEAIDSFIKADDPSAYVDVVETAHRTSHWEDLVRYLQMARKKARESFIESELIYAYARTNRLADLEEFISGPNHADIQKIGDRCFEDKMYEAAKLLYNNVSNFARLAITLVHLKEFQGAVDSARKANSTRTWKEVCFACVDSGEFRLAQMCGLHIVVHADELEDLINYYQDRGHFEELINLLEAALGLERAHMGMFTELAILYSKYKPQRMREHLELFWSRVNIPKVLRAAEQAHLWAELVFLYDKYEEYDNAVLAMMQHPTEAWREGHFKDVITKVANVELYYKAIQFYVEYKPLLLNDILLVLAPRMDHTRAVAYFTRTGHLQLVKPYLRSVQALNNKAINEALNGLLIDEEDYQGLRTSIDAFDNFDNIALAQQLEKHELIEFRRIAAYLYKGNNRWKQSVELCKKDRLFRDAMEYAAESRDAEVAEALLEWFLERGSKDCFAACLFHCYDLLHPDVILELAWRHRILSFAMPYLIQVAREYITKVDKLEEAESRRIEETDHQEHKPMIMPEPQLMLTAGPGMMAPGYAPQNVYATPPQSVYAPPAAAYQGYGM
- the LOC127072129 gene encoding clathrin heavy chain isoform X1, coding for MTQLLPIRFQEHLQLTAVGINASNASFNTLTMESDKFICVREKVGDTSQVVIIDMNDSTNPTRRPISADSVIMNPASKVIALKAVKTFQIFNIEMKSKMKAHTMTEDVVFWKWISINTLALVTESAVYHWSMEGDSTPTKMFDRHSSLNGCQIINYRTDPKQTWLLLIGISAQHNRVVGAMQLYSVDRKCSQPIEGHAAAFAQFKMEGNPEPSNLFCFAVRTVQGAKLHIIEVGQPPSGNQPFPKKAVDVFFPPEAGNDFPVAMQVSSKYDVIYLITKYGYIHMYDIESAICIFMNRISGETIFVTAPHEASGGIIGVNRKGQVLSVSVDEENIIPYINGVLQNPELALRMAVRNNLSGAEDLFVRKFNMLFQNGQYAEAAKVAANAPKGILRTPATIQRFQQVPATQGQTSPLLQYFGILLDQGQLNKYESLELCRPVLVQGRKQLLEKWLKEDKLECSEELGDLVKQADPTLALSVYLRANVPNKVIQCFAETGQFQKIVLYAKKVSYTPDYIFLLRNLMRINPDQGVAFAQMLVQDAEPLADINQIVDIFMEQNMVQQCTAFLLDALKNNRPSEGALQTRLLEMNLMSAPQVADAILGNQMFTHYDRAHVAQLCEKAGLLQRALEHYTDLYDIKRAVVHTHLLSPDWLVGFFGTLSVEDSLECLKAMLTANIRQNLQICIQIATKYHEQLTTKALIDLFESFKSYEGLFYFLGSIVNFSQDQEVHFKYIQAACKTNQIKEVERICRESNCYNAERVKNFLKEAKLPDQLPLIIVCDRFDFVHDLVLYLYRNNLQKYIEIYVQKVNPSRLPVVVGGLLDVDCSEDIIKNLILVVRGQFSTDELVEEVEKRNRLKLLLPWLESRVHEGCVEPATHNALAKIYIDSNNNPERFLKENQFYDSRVVGKYCEKRDPHLACIAYERGQCDRELISVCNENSLFKSEARYLVRRRDPDLWAEVLLEGNPYKRPLIDQIVQTALSETQDPEDISVTVKAFMTADLPNELIELLEKIVLDSSVFSDHRNLQNLLILTAIKADRTRVMEYINRLDNYDAPDIANIAINNELYEEAFAIFKKFDVNTSAIQVLIEQVNNLDRAYEFAERCNEPAVWSQLARAQLQQGLVKEAIDSFIKADDPSAYVDVVETAHRTSHWEDLVRYLQMARKKARESFIESELIYAYARTNRLADLEEFISGPNHADIQKIGDRCFEDKMYEAAKLLYNNVSNFARLAITLVHLKEFQGAVDSARKANSTRTWKEVCFACVDSGEFRLAQMCGLHIVVHADELEDLINYYQDRGHFEELINLLEAALGLERAHMGMFTELAILYSKYKPQRMREHLELFWSRVNIPKVLRAAEQAHLWAELVFLYDKYEEYDNAVLAMMQHPTEAWREGHFKDVITKVANVELYYKAIQFYVEYKPLLLNDILLVLAPRMDHTRAVAYFTRTGHLQLVKPYLRSVQALNNKAINEALNGLLIDEEDYQGLRTSIDAFDNFDNIALAQQLEKHELIEFRRIAAYLYKGNNRWKQSVELCKKDRLFRDAMEYAAESRDAEVAEALLEWFLERGSKDCFAACLFHCYDLLHPDVILELAWRHRILSFAMPYLIQVAREYITKVKVDKLEEAESRRIEETDHQEHKPMIMPEPQLMLTAGPGMMAPGYAPQNVYATPPQSVYAPPAAAYQGYGM